One Cohnella candidum genomic region harbors:
- the yjfF gene encoding galactofuranose ABC transporter, permease protein YjfF, translating into MFNRKYLPILVTFGLFAFLFAAGSFRYTGFFSFQVFLNLLIDNAFLLITAVGMTFVILSGGIDLSVGSVIALTTMISASLVQEHGWPPGAVIPLVLVLGSGFGWLMGAIIHYFKIQPFIVTLAGMFLARGLCYVISIDTITIDNAFYTKVAQTKIHLWSGTSISISVIIALAVVAVALYLAHYTRFGRSVYAIGGSEQSALLMGLPVARTQILIYTLSGFCSSLAGVVFTFYMLSGYGLHAVGMELDTIAAVVIGGTLLTGGVGFVAGTVFGVLIQGLIQTIISFEGTLSSWWTKIVIGMLLFLFILLQRLLSARRQSVKA; encoded by the coding sequence ATGTTTAACCGCAAATACCTGCCCATCCTCGTGACGTTCGGGCTGTTCGCGTTCCTTTTCGCGGCAGGCTCTTTCCGGTACACCGGCTTCTTCTCCTTCCAGGTGTTCCTGAACCTGCTGATCGATAACGCGTTCCTGCTCATCACCGCGGTCGGCATGACCTTCGTCATCCTCTCGGGCGGCATCGATCTGTCGGTCGGCTCGGTCATCGCGCTGACGACGATGATTTCCGCGAGCCTCGTCCAGGAGCACGGATGGCCGCCGGGCGCGGTCATTCCGCTCGTGCTCGTCCTGGGATCGGGCTTCGGCTGGCTGATGGGGGCGATCATCCACTATTTCAAGATCCAGCCGTTCATCGTGACGCTGGCCGGGATGTTCCTCGCCAGGGGGCTTTGTTACGTCATCAGCATCGATACGATCACGATCGATAACGCGTTTTATACCAAGGTCGCCCAGACGAAAATCCACCTGTGGAGCGGAACGAGCATTTCGATCAGCGTCATCATCGCGCTGGCCGTCGTCGCCGTCGCTCTGTACCTCGCGCATTATACGAGGTTCGGACGCAGCGTCTATGCGATCGGCGGCAGCGAGCAATCCGCGCTGCTGATGGGACTTCCCGTCGCCCGCACGCAGATCCTCATTTATACGCTCAGCGGTTTTTGTTCCTCGCTCGCCGGCGTCGTATTCACCTTCTACATGCTGTCCGGCTACGGCTTGCACGCGGTCGGAATGGAGCTGGACACGATCGCGGCGGTCGTCATCGGGGGGACGCTCCTGACGGGAGGAGTCGGGTTCGTCGCCGGCACGGTCTTCGGGGTGCTGATCCAGGGCCTGATCCAGACGATCATCAGCTTCGAAGGCACGCTGAGCTCTTGGTGGACCAAAATCGTCATCGGCATGCTGCTCTTCTTGTTCATCCTGCTGCAGCGGCTGTTGAGCGCTAGACGGCAATCGGTTAAAGCCTGA
- a CDS encoding ABC transporter substrate-binding protein translates to MFRSRMIAVGLIYLLTIAIGSGCMSAGSSRDPTASAAGTAVPREIQTAPPDDSGKLGRPIVLGFSQLGSESDWRRANTKSIQEAAAEAGMTLTLENAEQSQEKQIEAIRSFIKSKVDVIAFAPVIQSGWEPILKEAKQAGIPVILTDRAVDVQDSSLYVTFIGSDFYEEGVKAGKYLLDKMRDKPGPVRIVELAGTVGSSPSIDRGQGFRDTIASRPELTIVRSAPADFTFEKGKTVMADFLRKEKEPPQVLFAHNDDMALGAIEAIEEAGLKPGKDIVIISVDGTRKAFEMMAKGKINSVVECNPLLGPMIMQAAKEIMQGRTLPKRIAPPESVFTEEMAAKEVDNRKY, encoded by the coding sequence ATGTTCAGATCCAGAATGATAGCCGTCGGCTTGATCTATCTTCTCACGATAGCGATCGGCAGCGGCTGCATGTCGGCGGGAAGTTCCCGGGACCCCACGGCGTCGGCCGCGGGGACGGCGGTACCCCGCGAAATCCAAACCGCTCCGCCCGACGACAGCGGCAAGCTGGGAAGACCGATCGTCCTCGGATTTTCCCAGCTCGGCTCGGAAAGCGATTGGCGCCGGGCGAACACGAAATCGATCCAGGAAGCGGCGGCCGAAGCGGGCATGACCCTCACGCTGGAAAACGCCGAGCAATCCCAAGAGAAACAGATCGAAGCGATCCGTTCCTTCATCAAGAGCAAGGTCGACGTCATCGCTTTCGCGCCCGTCATCCAATCCGGATGGGAACCGATCCTGAAGGAAGCGAAGCAGGCCGGCATTCCCGTCATCCTGACGGACCGCGCGGTCGACGTTCAAGACTCCTCGCTGTACGTCACGTTCATCGGGTCGGACTTTTACGAAGAAGGGGTCAAGGCGGGCAAATACCTGCTCGACAAGATGCGCGACAAGCCCGGTCCCGTCCGCATCGTCGAGCTGGCCGGGACGGTCGGTTCCTCCCCTTCGATCGATCGGGGGCAAGGCTTCCGCGATACGATAGCCTCGCGGCCGGAGCTCACGATCGTGCGCAGCGCGCCGGCGGACTTCACCTTCGAAAAAGGGAAAACGGTCATGGCGGATTTCCTGCGCAAGGAGAAAGAGCCTCCGCAGGTGCTGTTCGCCCATAACGACGACATGGCGTTGGGCGCCATCGAAGCCATTGAGGAAGCAGGGCTGAAGCCGGGCAAAGACATCGTCATCATTTCCGTCGACGGCACCCGCAAGGCGTTCGAGATGATGGCGAAAGGCAAAATCAACAGCGTCGTCGAGTGCAATCCGCTGCTCGGTCCGATGATCATGCAGGCGGCCAAGGAAATCATGCAGGGCCGTACGCTGCCCAAACGGATCGCGCCGCCGGAGAGCGTGTTCACGGAAGAGATGGCGGCCAAAGAAGTGGATAACCGGAAATATTAA
- a CDS encoding ABC transporter substrate-binding protein: MKRVGKLSVLAVLALMMVIVAACGKKNEASSSPSASQAAAPASESAKPSDSAQPSESAKPADKKVVLGFAQVGAESGWRTANTKSIQESAASAGFDLKFSDAQQKQENQIKAIRSYIQQKVDVIAFSPVVESGWDTVLKEAKDAGIPVILTDRAVDSKDTSLYKTFIGSDFVEEGRKAGQWLVDQEKDATKDINIVELQGTTGSAPANDRMAGFKEVIASNPHLKIIASQTGDFTRAKGKEVMQAFLKAHKDIDVLYAHNDDMALGAIQAIEAAGLKPGVDIKIISVDGVHDGMQAASEGKINFIVECNPLLGPQLMEAVNNVLAGKEIPQRIVTKEGTFTSDQAKEALPSRQY, from the coding sequence ATGAAGAGAGTCGGAAAATTAAGCGTTTTGGCCGTTCTGGCGCTGATGATGGTCATCGTCGCGGCATGCGGCAAGAAGAATGAGGCAAGCTCCTCGCCGAGCGCGAGCCAAGCGGCTGCTCCGGCCAGCGAATCCGCCAAGCCGAGCGATTCGGCGCAGCCTAGCGAATCGGCCAAGCCGGCCGACAAGAAAGTCGTCCTGGGCTTCGCGCAGGTAGGCGCCGAGAGCGGCTGGCGCACGGCGAACACGAAGTCGATCCAGGAGTCCGCGGCTTCCGCCGGATTCGACCTCAAATTCTCCGACGCGCAGCAGAAGCAAGAGAACCAAATCAAAGCGATCCGCTCTTATATCCAGCAGAAAGTCGACGTCATCGCGTTCTCGCCGGTCGTCGAGTCGGGCTGGGATACGGTTCTTAAGGAAGCCAAAGACGCGGGCATCCCGGTCATCCTGACCGACCGCGCGGTGGATTCCAAGGACACTTCGCTTTATAAGACGTTCATCGGCTCCGACTTCGTCGAAGAAGGCCGCAAAGCCGGCCAGTGGCTGGTCGACCAGGAGAAGGACGCGACGAAAGACATCAACATCGTCGAGCTGCAAGGCACGACGGGTTCCGCTCCGGCGAACGACCGGATGGCCGGCTTCAAAGAAGTGATCGCGTCGAATCCGCACCTGAAGATCATCGCTTCGCAAACCGGCGACTTTACGCGGGCCAAAGGCAAGGAAGTCATGCAAGCGTTCCTGAAAGCGCACAAGGACATCGACGTGCTGTACGCGCACAACGACGACATGGCTCTCGGCGCGATCCAAGCGATCGAAGCGGCCGGCCTGAAGCCGGGCGTGGACATCAAGATCATTTCCGTCGACGGCGTGCATGACGGCATGCAAGCGGCAAGCGAAGGCAAAATCAACTTCATCGTCGAGTGCAACCCGCTTCTCGGGCCGCAATTGATGGAAGCCGTGAACAACGTCCTGGCCGGTAAAGAAATCCCGCAGCGGATCGTGACCAAAGAAGGCACGTTCACGTCCGACCAAGCGAAGGAAGCCCTTCCGAGCCGCCAATATTAA
- a CDS encoding methyl-accepting chemotaxis protein, with protein MEWKTLARSFARSPSRSIGTKVFLLFFCFVCLSVASLGVFSFTTARSAMMAQTESNSGQAIVLAGEKLDMKQQFYLDLTGQLIKNSEFVDNLFQFANASTMPAGELDNRIAAVRDLLDQLILSDPRIRDMTLYSLEDAVPPISTDRENTAWDENAAWVRKVKDGNGRPIWLPIEDRGYRGNSPKPVFAYGRMIGKMNTGSSDYVLLVQIEASVLESMIGGVRISPSAETALFGEDGKPLISTLGAAGLSSLQVSAGQDEEGQTERRDDRFFAYRKSPVTGWTLAGIAPLKELTGATDRIRTTTYAAIGVSVLLALIAGIWLVAMIGSPLGKLESLMGQAAGGDLRGRLRHRGKDEIGRVAEAYNRMMEQIAHLIRETRSTVDEVAASSGELAGVASQTADSSAEIHLASEQIATGAVELAANAERTSVRVDELGQCLAEVLVQQDKMAAAAREAFESCRIGSRDVEELLRKSDLAEIRLRQAGGRVNGLAQSAASIRELLGFMTQMAKQTTILSLNASIEATRAGAAGAGFKVIAEEIRRLADRSNASIAHAEELIEAIRSEVDGTADTMADALPFFGDMAEGVHEVHRHFTNVRGSMDHMLELTNAVTGAVRELEYTQNALSMAMQEVSAVSEESSASSEQVASLCSVQMKVGESLLEISNGMKEVSGRLENQMTSFIV; from the coding sequence ATGGAATGGAAAACGTTGGCCCGCAGTTTCGCACGTTCGCCTTCTCGATCGATCGGGACGAAGGTATTTCTGCTGTTTTTCTGTTTCGTGTGCCTCTCCGTCGCGTCGCTGGGCGTGTTCTCCTTCACCACGGCGCGATCCGCCATGATGGCGCAGACGGAGTCGAACTCCGGCCAAGCGATCGTGCTGGCGGGAGAGAAGCTGGACATGAAGCAGCAGTTTTATCTCGATCTGACGGGGCAGTTGATCAAAAACAGCGAATTCGTGGATAATCTCTTCCAATTCGCCAACGCTTCGACGATGCCGGCGGGCGAGCTGGATAACCGTATCGCGGCGGTACGCGATCTGCTGGACCAGTTGATCCTGTCGGACCCGCGGATCCGGGACATGACCTTGTATTCCTTGGAGGATGCCGTCCCTCCGATCAGCACCGACCGTGAAAACACCGCTTGGGACGAGAACGCTGCTTGGGTCCGGAAGGTCAAGGACGGCAACGGCCGACCGATCTGGCTGCCGATCGAAGACCGGGGTTACCGGGGGAACTCCCCGAAGCCGGTATTCGCCTACGGCCGGATGATCGGCAAGATGAACACCGGCTCCAGCGACTACGTGCTCCTGGTCCAAATCGAAGCTTCCGTGCTGGAAAGCATGATCGGCGGCGTCCGGATAAGTCCGTCCGCGGAAACCGCGCTGTTCGGGGAAGACGGCAAGCCGCTGATCAGCACGCTCGGCGCTGCCGGCCTGTCTTCACTGCAAGTTTCAGCCGGTCAAGATGAAGAAGGCCAAACGGAGCGCAGGGACGACCGGTTCTTCGCGTACCGCAAATCGCCGGTGACCGGATGGACGCTCGCCGGCATCGCCCCGCTGAAGGAGTTGACCGGAGCCACCGACCGGATCCGGACGACGACCTATGCCGCCATCGGCGTCAGCGTGCTGCTCGCGCTGATTGCCGGAATCTGGCTCGTCGCGATGATCGGATCGCCGCTGGGCAAGCTCGAGAGCCTGATGGGGCAAGCCGCCGGCGGAGATTTGCGCGGCAGGCTCCGGCACCGCGGCAAGGACGAGATCGGAAGGGTGGCGGAAGCCTATAATCGGATGATGGAGCAGATCGCCCATCTCATCCGGGAGACCCGCTCTACCGTCGACGAGGTCGCCGCGTCCAGCGGAGAACTGGCGGGCGTCGCAAGCCAAACCGCGGATTCTTCCGCCGAAATCCACCTGGCGAGCGAACAAATCGCGACGGGCGCGGTGGAGTTGGCCGCGAACGCCGAGAGGACCAGCGTCCGGGTGGACGAACTGGGCCAATGCCTGGCCGAGGTGTTGGTCCAGCAGGATAAGATGGCGGCTGCCGCTCGGGAAGCCTTCGAGTCGTGCCGCATCGGAAGCCGCGACGTCGAGGAATTGCTGCGCAAATCCGACCTGGCGGAGATCCGGCTGCGTCAGGCAGGCGGGCGCGTGAACGGCTTGGCGCAAAGCGCCGCTTCCATTCGGGAGCTGCTCGGGTTCATGACTCAGATGGCCAAGCAGACGACCATCCTCTCGCTGAATGCCTCGATCGAAGCGACCAGAGCCGGGGCCGCCGGCGCGGGCTTCAAAGTCATCGCGGAAGAAATCCGTCGGCTTGCAGACCGCTCGAATGCCTCGATCGCCCACGCCGAAGAGCTGATCGAGGCGATCCGAAGCGAGGTGGACGGCACGGCGGACACGATGGCCGACGCGCTCCCGTTCTTCGGGGATATGGCGGAGGGCGTCCACGAGGTTCACCGGCATTTCACGAACGTCCGGGGGAGCATGGATCATATGTTGGAGCTGACGAATGCGGTGACTGGCGCCGTGCGCGAGCTGGAATACACCCAAAACGCGCTCTCGATGGCCATGCAGGAGGTATCCGCCGTATCGGAGGAGTCGTCCGCCTCGTCCGAACAAGTGGCTTCGCTTTGTTCCGTACAAATGAAGGTCGGGGAAAGCCTGCTGGAAATTTCGAACGGAATGAAGGAAGTTTCAGGCAGGCTGGAGAATCAAATGACGAGCTTTATCGTTTGA
- a CDS encoding sugar ABC transporter ATP-binding protein, translated as MSQESPMLQMSGICKRFPGVTALSDVRFRLFPGEVHALMGENGAGKSTLIKVLTGVYSIDEGTVTLDGRPIAVRSPLEAQSIGISTVYQEVNLCPNLTVAENIFIGREPRSFGRIRWKEMNRKAQALLRERLHLDIDVTLPLQDYSVAVQQLVAIARALNVDAKVLILDEPTSSLDRSEVEQLFRIMRKLKSDGLAILFVTHFLDQVYDISDRITILRNGEFVGEYRADELPRIELVSKMIGKELELLERLPKEAGGPGKEAATIAEASGLGRKGSIEPFDLAIRRGEVVGLAGLLGSGRTEVARLFFGADRPDQGKLTLPESGGAAGSPRQALENGIAFCSENRKTEGIIEDLTVRENIILAIQASRGWFKRISRRRQEEIADEYIRLLNINPPNPEALIKNLSGGNQQKVILARWLLTKPKLLILDEPTRGIDVGAKAEIQKLVMSLSEQGMAVLFISSELEEVLRVSDRIAVLRDRRVVKEIAEPDINQNNVMQAIAGG; from the coding sequence ATGAGTCAAGAGTCGCCCATGTTGCAAATGTCGGGGATCTGCAAAAGGTTCCCGGGCGTCACGGCGTTGTCGGACGTCCGTTTTCGCTTGTTTCCGGGGGAAGTTCACGCGCTCATGGGAGAGAACGGAGCGGGGAAGTCCACGTTGATCAAGGTGCTGACCGGCGTATATTCCATCGACGAAGGAACCGTTACGCTGGATGGCCGTCCGATCGCCGTCCGCAGCCCGCTGGAAGCGCAGAGCATCGGAATCAGCACCGTTTACCAGGAAGTGAACCTGTGCCCGAATTTGACGGTCGCGGAAAACATCTTCATCGGCCGCGAGCCCCGCTCGTTCGGCCGCATCCGCTGGAAAGAAATGAACCGCAAAGCGCAAGCGCTCCTTCGGGAACGCCTCCATCTGGACATCGACGTGACGCTGCCGCTGCAGGATTACTCGGTCGCGGTGCAGCAGCTCGTCGCGATCGCGAGGGCTTTGAACGTCGACGCGAAGGTGCTGATCCTGGACGAACCGACGTCCAGCCTGGACCGCAGCGAAGTCGAGCAATTGTTCCGCATCATGCGGAAGCTGAAAAGCGACGGCCTGGCCATTCTGTTCGTCACGCATTTCCTGGACCAGGTTTACGACATTTCCGATCGAATAACCATTCTCCGCAACGGGGAATTCGTCGGGGAGTACCGCGCGGATGAACTCCCCCGCATAGAGCTGGTCAGCAAAATGATCGGCAAGGAGCTCGAGCTGCTGGAGCGTCTTCCGAAAGAGGCGGGCGGACCCGGCAAGGAGGCGGCTACGATCGCGGAGGCCAGCGGACTTGGGCGCAAGGGCTCGATCGAGCCGTTCGATCTCGCGATTCGCCGCGGGGAGGTCGTCGGATTGGCCGGGCTTCTGGGCTCGGGCCGGACCGAGGTCGCCCGCCTGTTCTTCGGCGCGGACCGTCCCGACCAAGGGAAGCTGACGCTGCCGGAATCCGGAGGCGCTGCGGGTTCCCCCCGGCAGGCGCTGGAAAACGGAATCGCGTTCTGCTCCGAAAACCGCAAAACAGAAGGCATCATCGAAGACTTGACCGTGCGCGAGAACATCATCCTCGCCATCCAGGCTTCCCGGGGCTGGTTCAAGCGGATTTCCCGCCGGCGCCAGGAAGAGATCGCGGATGAGTATATTCGGCTGCTCAACATTAACCCGCCGAACCCGGAGGCGCTGATCAAGAATTTGAGCGGAGGCAACCAGCAGAAGGTCATTTTGGCCCGCTGGCTGCTGACGAAGCCCAAGCTGCTGATCCTGGACGAACCGACCCGGGGCATCGACGTCGGGGCGAAAGCGGAAATCCAGAAGCTCGTCATGTCTTTGTCCGAGCAAGGGATGGCCGTGCTGTTCATCTCCTCGGAGCTGGAGGAGGTTCTGCGCGTGAGCGACCGCATCGCCGTATTGCGCGATCGCCGCGTCGTAAAGGAAATCGCGGAACCGGACATCAACCAGAATAACGTCATGCAGGCGATCGCGGGAGGGTGA
- a CDS encoding cache domain-containing sensor histidine kinase: protein MTNPVRMISSSLRAKLLTLFVVLTFIPLITVGMISYQKSFDTISGHSKASTLLVADQMARDIDVLFQDTGKLLELEKNPQVLHFLFSQSGTYEDAKEILRTFGLYREIYGYQSVLNMTMINLYGKGISERKGVFQLDHNPLRNPHFQTLMDNPDRVLNVPPSDGSELDRLDGFTYPGTSVISIMATIKQRITHEVIGFIVIDLDDSIVEKFTNEVTIGKTGYFYVTDQAGNVIFTPSKLSGSGKPYSPSALALLTAGRLGQERDSFVQETEGKPRFVVYSTSRFTGWKIVGNAPLQEIVEDANKIRQLIFASVALSIAFTITLYFFITSRLTRPIQLLKNKMRQAASGYLDAKVKPAGKDEIADLGSSFNIMLEKIKGLLDQSIKEQELIQKAELRTLQAQINPHFLYNTLDSIVWMAEAGKNEQVIQIVQAFSRFFRVSLNKGRDWISIKSEIEHVRSYLIIQQIRYRDILDYEISVEPELQAYAILGMTLQPLVENALYHGIKNKRGKGLIRVTGHTENGQDIVLSVEDNGIGMNEAKLAELRASLDRSRDQAEEAGETGGGFGLHNVHQRIRLYFGERYGVEIESREGEGTRVSVRIPKK from the coding sequence ATGACGAATCCCGTACGCATGATCTCCTCCAGTTTAAGAGCCAAGCTGCTGACGCTGTTCGTCGTGCTCACCTTCATCCCCCTGATCACGGTCGGGATGATTTCCTACCAGAAATCGTTCGATACGATTTCCGGCCACAGCAAAGCCTCGACTTTGCTCGTCGCCGACCAGATGGCGCGCGATATCGACGTGCTGTTCCAGGACACGGGCAAGCTCCTCGAGCTGGAGAAAAACCCGCAGGTGCTCCATTTTCTCTTCTCCCAAAGCGGGACTTACGAGGACGCCAAGGAAATCCTGAGAACCTTCGGCCTGTACCGCGAAATCTACGGCTATCAAAGCGTCCTGAACATGACGATGATCAACCTGTACGGCAAAGGGATCAGCGAGCGCAAGGGCGTGTTCCAGCTGGACCACAACCCGCTTCGGAATCCCCATTTCCAAACCTTGATGGACAATCCGGATCGGGTGCTGAACGTCCCGCCTTCGGACGGCTCCGAGCTCGACCGGCTGGACGGCTTCACGTATCCGGGCACCAGCGTCATTTCGATCATGGCCACGATTAAACAGCGCATCACGCACGAGGTCATCGGCTTCATCGTCATCGACCTGGACGATTCCATCGTCGAAAAGTTCACCAACGAGGTGACGATCGGGAAGACGGGATACTTCTATGTCACGGATCAGGCGGGGAACGTCATCTTCACGCCGAGCAAGCTAAGCGGCAGCGGCAAGCCCTACTCCCCTTCCGCGCTCGCGCTGCTGACGGCGGGCCGGCTGGGCCAAGAGCGCGACAGCTTCGTTCAAGAAACGGAAGGCAAGCCCCGGTTCGTCGTCTACTCGACTTCGCGCTTCACCGGCTGGAAAATCGTCGGTAACGCGCCGCTGCAGGAGATCGTGGAGGACGCCAACAAAATCCGCCAGCTCATTTTCGCCAGCGTCGCGCTGAGCATCGCGTTCACGATCACGCTCTATTTCTTCATCACTTCGCGCCTGACCCGCCCGATTCAGCTGCTCAAAAACAAAATGCGGCAAGCCGCTTCCGGCTATCTGGACGCCAAGGTGAAGCCCGCCGGCAAGGACGAGATCGCGGATCTCGGCAGCAGCTTCAACATCATGCTGGAGAAAATCAAAGGACTGCTCGACCAAAGCATCAAGGAGCAGGAGTTGATCCAGAAAGCCGAGCTTCGGACGCTGCAGGCGCAGATCAATCCCCATTTTCTGTACAATACGCTCGATTCCATCGTCTGGATGGCCGAAGCCGGCAAAAACGAACAGGTCATCCAAATCGTGCAGGCGTTCTCCCGTTTCTTCCGGGTCAGCTTGAACAAGGGCCGGGACTGGATTTCCATCAAGTCGGAAATCGAACACGTCCGCAGCTATCTGATTATCCAGCAGATCCGGTACCGGGACATTCTCGACTACGAGATATCGGTCGAACCCGAGCTGCAAGCCTACGCCATTCTCGGCATGACGCTGCAGCCGCTCGTAGAAAACGCCTTGTACCACGGCATTAAGAACAAACGCGGCAAGGGGCTGATCCGGGTGACGGGCCATACGGAAAACGGGCAGGACATCGTCCTCTCGGTCGAGGACAACGGCATCGGCATGAACGAAGCGAAGCTGGCGGAGCTTCGGGCGAGCTTGGACAGATCCCGGGATCAAGCGGAGGAAGCCGGGGAAACGGGAGGCGGGTTCGGGCTCCATAACGTCCACCAGCGGATACGGCTATATTTCGGAGAGCGTTACGGCGTGGAGATCGAGAGCCGGGAAGGCGAAGGAACCCGCGTGTCCGTTCGGATACCGAAGAAATAA
- a CDS encoding ABC transporter permease → MNRLYRHHLFWPLAVLAALLLFNLLYSPDFFNLVVRNGHLYGSLIDILNFGAPLMLVAIGMTLVIATKGIDLSVGSIVAIAGAQACLTISKGADQNAWGVVLSAIGLAIGLSLVLGAWNGFLVSATGIQPIIATLILMVAGRGIAQLITSGQIITISSDRYGYIGIGSLAALPFSIFVVAAVFLLVSLLIRRTALGLFIESVGCNPRASRLIGIRSRLVLVTVYVFSGLCAGVAGLILSSNVASADGNNAGLWYELDAILAVVIGGTSLNGGRFYLAGTVVGALIIQTLTTTIYMIGVPPEITLVVKAFVVLAVCLIQSESFRKKIVQRWKTRRYPAEREVARHV, encoded by the coding sequence TTGAATCGACTATACAGGCATCATTTGTTCTGGCCGCTGGCCGTGCTGGCGGCGCTGCTGCTGTTTAACCTGCTGTATTCCCCGGACTTCTTCAATCTTGTCGTGAGGAACGGGCATTTGTACGGAAGCCTGATCGACATCCTGAACTTCGGCGCGCCGCTCATGCTGGTGGCGATCGGCATGACGCTCGTCATCGCGACCAAGGGCATCGACTTGTCCGTCGGCTCGATCGTGGCCATCGCGGGCGCGCAGGCGTGCCTCACGATCAGCAAAGGCGCCGACCAGAACGCGTGGGGCGTCGTGCTCTCGGCGATCGGGCTGGCGATCGGACTTTCTCTCGTGCTTGGTGCGTGGAACGGATTCCTCGTCTCCGCGACCGGTATCCAGCCGATCATCGCGACGCTTATTCTCATGGTCGCGGGACGCGGCATCGCTCAGTTGATCACGAGCGGGCAAATCATCACCATCTCAAGCGATCGATACGGGTACATCGGGATCGGTTCCCTCGCCGCGCTTCCTTTCTCGATCTTCGTCGTCGCGGCCGTGTTCCTTCTCGTTTCTCTGCTGATCCGCCGGACCGCGCTCGGCCTGTTCATCGAGTCGGTCGGCTGCAATCCCCGGGCGAGCCGGCTCATCGGCATCCGCTCCCGCCTGGTCCTCGTCACGGTGTACGTGTTCAGCGGATTGTGCGCGGGCGTCGCCGGCCTTATCCTCAGCTCCAACGTCGCGAGCGCCGACGGCAACAACGCCGGCCTGTGGTATGAGCTCGACGCCATCCTCGCGGTCGTCATCGGGGGGACGTCCCTCAACGGAGGACGGTTCTATCTCGCCGGAACGGTGGTCGGAGCGCTGATCATCCAGACGCTCACGACGACGATCTACATGATCGGCGTTCCGCCCGAAATCACGCTCGTCGTGAAAGCGTTCGTCGTGCTCGCCGTCTGCCTGATCCAGTCCGAATCGTTCCGCAAGAAAATCGTGCAGCGCTGGAAGACGAGACGTTATCCGGCCGAAAGGGAGGTGGCCCGCCATGTTTAA